From one Streptomyces sp. ICC1 genomic stretch:
- a CDS encoding FG-GAP-like repeat-containing protein, producing MRSVRMLMSAAAAFTALGAALGTSPAVASSAPAAQAAQAAQATQATQTALAAGPAQNEIRVVSWNICGEAGGNRGDAGYCAYRDQPAVKMDEVQKVVDERRANVVMLQEVCGGAAGSHMALLQERLGPAWSIRHAKGARPDGRTDCRAGLTGELGILLAVKGTVTGSWSENTLPASADDKQTLAALCVAVEGWSTTPCTTHVIPGQASRAAAQIRNVKAFVDAHAPGGTVLGGDFNRNAGAAEMAPLTGAYDHCIDGFTYHGWDTVGTGGHSWNELDHLFTTKAVGANRFASCAIDSARMDTTPNEPDSGPPSGVSDHAPVTAVLRGAPTAGDMDGDGRSDLVAVDDEGKLRLYAGRGDGAVTGSPAVIGSGGWAGASVSHRGDWTGNGTEDVVARVGTELRVYPNRGDGTLASPVRIGTGFPADSKVVSVGDATGDGHPDVIATLGDTLWLYAGDPAARPGVRSGVQIGTRGWSPMSLSAAGDADHDGRVDLFARDANDEKLWLYRGRGDGTFGERTEYGHGYGTGNRPLLAGAGDADGNGVADLWATTNEGTGTLMFYAGETNGAGDPVDGTRTTVGQSSWNTIRAIS from the coding sequence GCGGCGGCGGCCTTCACGGCCTTGGGGGCTGCGCTCGGCACCTCGCCGGCCGTCGCGTCCTCGGCCCCGGCCGCCCAGGCCGCCCAGGCCGCCCAGGCCACCCAGGCCACCCAGACCGCCCTGGCCGCGGGCCCGGCGCAGAACGAGATCAGGGTCGTGTCCTGGAACATCTGCGGCGAGGCCGGCGGCAACCGGGGGGACGCGGGCTACTGCGCGTACCGGGACCAGCCCGCGGTGAAGATGGACGAGGTCCAGAAGGTCGTGGACGAGCGGCGCGCCAACGTGGTGATGCTGCAGGAGGTCTGCGGCGGCGCCGCCGGCAGCCACATGGCGCTGCTCCAGGAGCGGCTCGGCCCCGCATGGTCCATCCGGCACGCCAAGGGCGCGCGCCCCGACGGCCGGACCGACTGCCGGGCGGGCCTGACCGGCGAGCTCGGCATCCTGCTGGCCGTGAAGGGCACCGTCACCGGCTCCTGGTCCGAGAACACGCTGCCCGCCTCCGCGGACGACAAGCAGACCCTCGCGGCGCTGTGCGTGGCGGTGGAGGGCTGGAGCACCACGCCCTGCACCACCCACGTCATCCCCGGCCAGGCGAGCCGCGCCGCCGCGCAGATCAGGAACGTCAAGGCGTTCGTCGACGCGCACGCTCCCGGCGGCACCGTCCTGGGCGGCGACTTCAACCGCAACGCGGGCGCGGCCGAGATGGCGCCGCTGACCGGCGCGTACGACCACTGCATCGACGGGTTCACGTACCACGGCTGGGACACGGTCGGCACGGGCGGGCACTCCTGGAACGAGCTCGACCACCTCTTCACGACGAAGGCCGTCGGCGCGAACCGCTTCGCCTCCTGCGCCATCGACTCGGCGCGGATGGACACCACCCCGAACGAGCCGGACAGCGGCCCCCCGAGCGGGGTCTCCGACCACGCCCCCGTCACCGCCGTGCTGCGCGGCGCTCCGACGGCCGGGGACATGGACGGTGACGGCAGGTCCGACCTGGTCGCCGTGGACGACGAGGGCAAGCTCCGCCTCTACGCCGGACGGGGCGACGGCGCCGTCACCGGCAGCCCCGCCGTGATCGGCAGCGGCGGCTGGGCCGGCGCCTCCGTCTCCCACCGCGGGGACTGGACCGGCAACGGCACCGAGGACGTCGTCGCCCGCGTCGGCACCGAGCTGCGCGTCTACCCGAACCGCGGCGACGGCACGCTGGCCTCCCCGGTGCGGATCGGCACCGGCTTCCCCGCCGACTCCAAGGTGGTCAGCGTCGGCGACGCCACCGGTGACGGCCACCCGGACGTGATCGCCACCCTCGGCGACACCCTGTGGCTGTACGCGGGCGACCCGGCCGCCCGACCCGGCGTGAGGTCCGGGGTGCAGATCGGCACGCGGGGCTGGTCCCCGATGAGCCTGAGCGCGGCGGGCGACGCCGACCACGACGGCCGCGTCGACCTGTTCGCGCGCGACGCGAACGACGAGAAGCTGTGGCTCTACCGGGGCCGCGGCGACGGCACCTTCGGCGAGCGCACCGAGTACGGGCACGGGTACGGGACCGGCAACCGGCCGCTGCTGGCGGGCGCCGGCGACGCGGACGGCAACGGGGTCGCGGACCTGTGGGCGACCACGAACGAGGGCACCGGCACGCTGATGTTCTACGCCGGCGAGACCAACGGCGCGGGCGACCCGGTGGACGGCACCCGCACCACGGTCGGCCAGAGCAGCTGGAACACCATCCGCGCGATCAGCTGA
- a CDS encoding type II toxin-antitoxin system VapC family toxin, with translation MIVIDASAVVMLVADAGPVGEALRDRVRGERLAAPYLLDVEVTQALLGRHRGGKLSDRQLDSAWDDFGLLPVRRMEHLPVLPRVRELYANLSACDATYVALAEGLQVPLVTCDARIARSGSPRCKVEVFGAA, from the coding sequence ATGATCGTGATCGACGCGAGCGCGGTCGTCATGCTGGTCGCCGACGCGGGCCCGGTGGGCGAGGCCTTACGCGATCGGGTGAGGGGTGAACGGCTCGCCGCCCCCTACCTGCTCGATGTGGAAGTCACCCAGGCGTTGCTCGGCCGCCATCGGGGAGGCAAGCTCTCCGATCGCCAACTGGACTCGGCTTGGGACGACTTCGGGCTCCTGCCGGTCAGGCGGATGGAGCACCTCCCGGTGTTGCCCCGGGTGCGGGAGCTGTACGCGAACCTCTCCGCATGCGATGCCACCTACGTCGCACTGGCCGAGGGGCTCCAGGTGCCGCTCGTCACGTGCGACGCACGGATCGCCCGATCCGGCAGCCCGCGCTGCAAGGTCGAGGTCTTCGGCGCGGCATGA
- a CDS encoding antitoxin — translation MATLYVRDLSDEALAELKIRAARSRQSLQAYARTLLEEEAATPSVEDVVERIRSRVSAELSVDEVLGDLDAGRRRE, via the coding sequence ATGGCCACCTTGTACGTCCGCGACTTGTCCGACGAAGCGCTCGCAGAGCTCAAGATAAGAGCCGCGCGTAGCCGTCAGTCACTGCAGGCGTACGCCCGGACCCTCCTGGAGGAAGAGGCCGCGACACCGTCCGTCGAGGACGTCGTCGAGCGCATCCGCTCCCGGGTCTCGGCCGAGCTGAGCGTGGACGAGGTTCTCGGCGACCTCGATGCCGGGCGGCGGCGCGAATGA
- a CDS encoding TetR/AcrR family transcriptional regulator, with protein MSSFPSSRGRPRDPRSHEAIVSATTELVIEVGYAATSIGAVAARAGVGKDTVYRRWRGKPELVFEAVFTTTDHAPAPDTGTLAGDLTALLRGLVDEFHAPAAAAALPGLLSDFAADPVLKARIRSDFLAPSKERLLIVFERAVERGEIAADTPVDLVLDTLAGAVFFHIGLVGEHPDPQLAGRLAAVIAKGIEIR; from the coding sequence ATGAGTTCCTTTCCGTCCTCCAGGGGACGTCCCAGGGATCCCCGCTCGCACGAGGCGATCGTCAGCGCGACCACAGAGCTGGTGATCGAGGTTGGCTACGCCGCGACATCGATCGGGGCGGTGGCTGCCCGTGCCGGTGTCGGCAAGGACACGGTCTACCGGCGGTGGCGGGGCAAGCCGGAGTTGGTCTTCGAGGCCGTGTTCACGACCACCGACCATGCTCCGGCCCCAGACACCGGAACGCTGGCCGGGGACCTGACCGCACTGCTGCGGGGCCTGGTCGACGAGTTCCACGCACCGGCCGCCGCAGCGGCGCTCCCGGGGCTGCTCTCTGACTTCGCCGCCGATCCGGTGCTGAAGGCGCGCATCCGCAGCGACTTCCTGGCCCCCTCGAAGGAGCGGCTGCTGATCGTCTTCGAGCGTGCCGTGGAGCGCGGGGAGATCGCGGCCGACACACCCGTGGATCTGGTCCTGGACACGCTGGCAGGAGCCGTGTTCTTCCACATCGGCCTGGTCGGGGAACACCCCGACCCTCAGCTGGCCGGCCGGCTGGCTGCTGTCATAGCCAAAGGAATCGAGATCCGATGA
- a CDS encoding transposase — MTFLDESGFAPTMPTGYTWSRVGQRAVVPREDKKGRRVNVLGALTVGQHADLVWERTCGKIDAVMLPEFVCVRLARLPGGAAARDKPPAGFTRARPCTVVLDNASAHVARVFKGRREELAAIGVELFYLPPRSPELNDIERVWRSAKYEDYPERVHTTNGAVGTAVDQALNRQRARINGSAANFTKAAQLIARMVFQLLWPTVVRVPSTGSPAPLVSPA, encoded by the coding sequence CTGACCTTCCTCGACGAGAGCGGGTTCGCCCCGACCATGCCCACCGGATACACCTGGTCAAGGGTAGGACAGCGGGCCGTCGTGCCGCGCGAGGACAAGAAGGGCCGACGTGTGAACGTCCTCGGGGCCCTGACGGTGGGACAGCATGCCGATCTGGTCTGGGAGAGGACCTGCGGCAAGATCGACGCGGTCATGCTGCCGGAGTTCGTGTGCGTGAGGCTGGCCCGCCTGCCCGGCGGGGCCGCCGCACGGGACAAACCTCCCGCGGGCTTCACACGGGCACGGCCGTGCACCGTCGTCCTGGACAACGCCTCCGCACACGTGGCCCGTGTCTTCAAAGGGCGCCGCGAGGAGCTCGCCGCCATCGGCGTCGAACTCTTCTACCTCCCGCCCCGCAGTCCCGAGCTGAACGACATCGAGCGGGTGTGGCGCTCGGCGAAGTACGAGGACTACCCCGAGCGCGTCCACACCACCAACGGAGCGGTCGGCACCGCAGTCGACCAAGCCCTGAACAGACAACGCGCACGCATCAATGGATCAGCAGCGAACTTCACCAAAGCCGCTCAGCTGATCGCGCGGATGGTGTTCCAGCTGCTCTGGCCGACCGTGGTGCGGGTGCCGTCCACCGGGTCGCCCGCGCCGTTGGTCTCGCCGGCGTAG